Proteins co-encoded in one Hymenobacter swuensis DY53 genomic window:
- a CDS encoding outer membrane beta-barrel protein, with the protein MLLFTALAVLCAPVSASPADSAAARPYKLSGYADGYYRYNFQNPREAPYNNLTSFTNSHNSFELGMISLKGEHTVGKVGLVADLGFGRRAEEFSYTDANTRFIIKQLFLTYALTEKLKLTGGSWATHVGYESVDPYLNRTYSMSYLFSYGPFFHTGIKAEYQVAPKTLLMLGVANPTDLKSASNLPKTVIAQVAISTADDKIKAYFNYQGGRQQDSLRLQQADVVLTYALSEQLSFSGNGSMQYRQQRTETGWQSGRAWWGSAFYANLDPRSWLGFTLRSEYFSDRRNVLGFDGEVLATTLAANLRKNGFTLIPELRLDRSTQGAPLFADKAGTARKTTVGALLAAVYKF; encoded by the coding sequence ATGTTGCTTTTTACTGCATTGGCGGTGCTGTGCGCGCCTGTGTCGGCCTCGCCGGCCGATTCTGCCGCGGCTCGTCCCTACAAGCTGTCGGGTTATGCCGACGGATATTACCGGTACAATTTTCAGAATCCGCGCGAGGCGCCTTATAACAACCTCACCAGCTTCACCAACAGCCACAATTCGTTTGAGCTGGGCATGATTTCGCTGAAAGGCGAGCACACGGTGGGTAAGGTGGGCTTGGTGGCCGACCTGGGCTTCGGGCGGCGGGCCGAGGAATTCTCCTATACCGACGCCAACACCCGCTTCATCATCAAGCAGCTGTTCCTGACCTACGCCCTCACCGAGAAGCTTAAGCTCACGGGCGGCAGTTGGGCCACCCACGTGGGGTATGAATCGGTAGACCCCTACCTGAACCGGACTTACAGCATGAGTTACCTGTTCTCGTACGGGCCTTTCTTCCACACGGGCATCAAGGCCGAGTACCAGGTGGCGCCCAAAACCCTGCTGATGCTGGGCGTGGCCAACCCCACCGACCTGAAAAGCGCCAGCAACCTGCCCAAAACGGTTATTGCCCAGGTAGCCATTAGCACCGCCGACGATAAAATCAAGGCCTACTTCAACTACCAGGGCGGGCGGCAGCAGGACTCGCTGCGCCTGCAGCAGGCCGATGTGGTACTGACCTACGCGCTGTCGGAGCAGCTGAGCTTTTCCGGCAACGGCAGCATGCAGTATCGCCAGCAGCGCACCGAAACCGGCTGGCAGAGCGGCCGGGCCTGGTGGGGCTCGGCTTTCTACGCCAACCTCGACCCGCGGTCCTGGCTGGGCTTCACGCTGCGCTCCGAGTACTTCTCCGACCGCCGCAACGTGCTGGGCTTCGACGGCGAAGTGCTGGCAACCACCCTGGCCGCCAACCTGCGCAAGAACGGCTTCACGCTGATTCCGGAGCTGCGCCTGGACCGCAGTACCCAGGGCGCGCCCCTGTTTGCCGATAAAGCCGGCACTGCCCGCAAAACCACCGTGGGCGCGCTGCTGGCCGCCGTGTACAAGTTCTAA